A segment of the Amia ocellicauda isolate fAmiCal2 chromosome 5, fAmiCal2.hap1, whole genome shotgun sequence genome:
TACTGTGCCACCCCCTGTCTCTTCTGCCCCAGTGCCCCCTCATGCACATCACTACCCCAGTAGCCCCCTATCTTTGCCCCAGTGTGCCCTGTCACTGCCCTGTCTCTCCAGCTGCCCCCCAAGCGAGACGAGGCCGCcttgcaggaggaggaggagctgcaGCTGGCCATCGCGCTGTCGCAGTCTGAGGCCGAGGAGAAGGAGCGTATGGTGAGTGAGCTGTACCCCCCCTACactacacatatacatatacacacacacaccacacagtctacacattacacacacacacactgtggccaAGGAGAAGGAGCGCATGGTGAGTGTGCTGGACCCCCTTACACTACACaatctatacacacacagtctaCACACTAAacatactgcacacactgaccTAAAAAACAGTATACATCTACGCCATCATCCTCAAGacagacggacacacacacacagattaaaGGAAGGATAGACCTCTATCGTAAAATGCAAGACACTGGCGcgcgcacacaaacacacagacacactctcacacgttTCCACCCTGGCCCCAGTTGGGTGAGACGCCCTTCCTACTGAGGTCAGGACAACACTGTCCCTGACCGCCTCCCTGTGACTACTCGACACACCTCTCAGGGTGTCCCTGTGATACGGCTCAGCTCTGTGGCTCTTATCAGCTCTCTTATTAAACTTTGCTTCCTTTGGCTCCTGTGTGCTTCTGTTCAGTCAGCACTTCTACTGTTTTACTGTGACTTGTTCTGTGtcgccccccaccccaccccacccccgtGCACACCTGGGACTCGACTGTATTATATCTGCCTACTAATTAATCAACAAGTGATGTGTGctgattgtattttgtactgattgtgttACTGCACTTTGAAGTGTTTcgattgtaagtcgccctggatatggGCATCTGCTTCTTGTCTGTGAAAGAAATAATACAtgcattcaaacacacacacacacacacactcactctcgcacacgcacacactcactcacacacagacaaattCGCTCACACACAGACCCTCGCAGTGTATtccagtgtgctgtgctggccTGTGTGTGTGACCGGCATTGTGCTTGTGTGTTGCAGAGACAGAAGACCTCGTACTCGGTGTACCCCAAGGCCGAGCCCACGCCTGTCACCTCCTCCGCCCCCCCGGCCAGCACCCTGTACTCCTCCCCTGTGGTAAGACTGCCTGTCCTCCTGTGGGCAGCACTGAAACCCTTGCACTTTcagctgtttatttgttttgctccCGTCTGTACCCGTTAATCTGTTTTAATTAATCGTCTGTTTATTCTCACCGCTTGACCCTCTTGCAGAACTCCTCGGCTCCCACTGCTGAAGAGATCGACCCCGAGGTGAGAGCGCTGGTCTGTGCGATGGAGTGCTGCtttctgaaataataaaaacaagtgttaattgattaattgactgaCTCGCTAAGTGGACTGCTCTTGTGCCGCCCACAGCTGGCACGCTACCTGAACAGGAACTACTGGGAGAAGAAACAGGAAGAGGTGCGCAAGAGCCCCACCCCTTCTGCGCCCGTGCCGTTGGCCGAGCCCCTGCCCATCAGCCAGCCCGTCGAGAGCCACCCCCCGGCCCAGCCAATCAACGTTGTGGAGGTAAAGTGGCACTGCCCAGCCCAGTCCTTGGTGCAGACTGCCTATTGGTACAGCACCAGGACTGGGCATCAGGGCAAAGCAGGGGTACAGGGTGGCCTGGACTGAGGGAGGATTAGGGGAAGGGGGTAAATAGTAGTGTGCCTGAGTTGTACAGTGTGAGTGTTGTGTCCCTCACCCTGCCGGCCCTGTCCTCCAGCAGCAGTACCAGAACGGGGAGTCGGAGGAGAACCACGAGCAGTTCCTGAAGGCGCTGCAGAACGCCGTCACCACCTTCCTCAACCGCATGAAGAGCAACCACATGCGCGGGCGCAGCATCACCAACGACAGCGCCGTGCTCTCGCTCTTCCAGTCCATCAACAACATGCACCCCCAGCTGCTGGAGCTGCTCAACCAGCTGGACGAGCGGCGCTGTGGGTACCAGGGGCCATGGCCTCCTTCTGTCTCCCCCTCGCTCTCTCTGCCCCTCACTGTCTCCCTCTTGCTCTCTCTAACTTTTCTATTTTGTCCACCTCTCGCTTTTTCTGACTTCCTCCCTTCATCTCTCACTCTGCCAATATCATCTCCACCTGTCTGTGTTCATCGTTCTTGCTGTGTTGAAAGTTTCTCTCACTATGATATTGTTTTTACAGTctatcttcctctctctccccccgttGGCGCTCAGTGTACTACGAGGGGCTGCAGGACAAGCTGGCGCAGGTGCGGGATGCGCGGGCTGCCCTGAACGCCCTGCGGGACGAGCACCAGGAGAAGCTGCGCCGTGCGGCGGAGGAGGCCGAGAGGCAGCGGCAGATTCAGCTCGCGCAGAAACTGGAGATCATGAGGCAGAAGAAGCAGGTCTGTCCGTCTATGCCAGGGGTCTCATAGTCTGTTATTATCTATTGATACCATAATGCAATATTGTGTATTAATATAGTGTATGTTCCACGTGCTGTGGTCCGAGCTTCTCTACGTTTGGTGATCATAGCTGCTCTGACCTCACGGCTCAGCGTGACGTTCCCAAGTTGTTATAATTTTCTCGTTTGGTTTAAGCAGGACTTGTGTTAATTGGGACCTGTGTGTGCTAAGAATTGTGTTTAATTGGTAATGTTGTGTGAAATGCGCTCCGAGGCGTCCTGAGTTAACGCCAGGTGCTAATAAATGGTTGAACCTGGCTGAGCGGCTGGTTGATTGacggctgtctgtgtgtctgtctgtctgtcaggagTACCTGGAGATGCAGAGGCAGTTGGCCATCCAGCGTCTGCAGGAGCAGGAGAAGGAGCGCCAGATGCGCCTGGAGCAGCAGAAACACACCATCCAGATGCGTGCCCAGATGCCAGCCTTTTCGCTGCCCTACGCACAGGTGAgcactgtgggggggggggggaggtacTGATCCGTGGCTCCATGGGCCCGTGTGTTGGGTCTTGTGTGTCCTGTCCGCTGAACGCTGGAGGCTCGGCTCAGAGGCAGCGTGCGACTCCACTAGTCTGCAGGCAGGGCaggggtgtgggggtggggcAGCAGTGGAGAGGTGTGCAGAGTGCTGAAATGGAAAAGGTCAGAAATGGTGACTAATAATAACtgactttctctccctctctctccccctgtgcAGCTGCAGTCCCTGCCCCCGGTGGCAGGGGGCGTAGTGTACCAGCCCTCCGGCCCCCCCAACTACCCTGCCACCTTCAGCCCCTCGGGCTCCGTGGAGGGCTCCCCCATGCACACCGTGTATATGAACCAGCCGGGCCAGCCTGGCACCGCACCCTACCCTGCCATGCCCGTCTCTGCCACCGGTAAGCCTGGGCGGGGATGCGGTGATGGGATGCCTAGGCTATGTTGTAGCAGCCTTTGAGGTGACGGTGATGCTGAGTGACATCTCTCTCTGTACTCTCTGTCCAGACCCCAACATGGTGAACGCCTATCTCTACCAGGCGGCCGGCTCCTCAGGGCAGAGCGCCGCCCCCGGACAAGCCGTGCCCACCACCAGCCCGGCCTACTCCAGCTACCAGCCCACCCCCACGCAGGCCTACCAGGCAAGACAGtgcgggagggagaggggttAGAGGGCGAGTGTgctctggggggtgggggtgttgtTGGCTCAGTGTTGGTTTGTTGATTGTTGAACTAACCATgattgaaggcaaaaggggtgTCTGTTAGAGCCTGACTGATACAGATTTTTTGGGTCTGATACCGATATTTGGGAAGCTAAATTTCACCAATTACCGATATATCTGCCgatattcacttttttttttttttgttagcatgcaaaacagacattttctagcatggatccctcatATCTCTCTTGTCAGAGATAAATTGTCACacatgcactgaaggcaggattttaacattttacataataaatacataaatacattttcataataaataacaaccacaaagtGCTGGTCTGGCttatattagcattttacaCGTGTCAGGTTCGCAagtcctgctcagtgctcaaCACTGCCGATCACACAGGGACAGGTTAGTgcagacagcacagcacagatgcatttgttttaaaaaatgtatttacaaatgccctcgaaagtgtaacttatttaatacgtatgttaaacatattgcaataatattgcagccaaaacacaatgtaggatttgaaatagttttataaatatgtatagtttcagttttatccaacattgtctgagagatGTGTTTTTCACTAATTGTCTTTAGATGTTTGTGTGATCTaagcttgcttgtcatttggagacatCAATCAACATCAGTCAAAATCTTCAGCGAACatttactgtttattttattttaattgctattgtgaattttgaaaagcgatttaattaacttttcagtaaaaatgcgCTTCCATGACATAGTATATggtaatcttcagtcatgatggaaataatcaaaaccatggatactcaaatgcaatgcagctttcaaaaacactttccatcggttatgagggttttagtaaaacagGTTTATTAGTTTGTGCCCTGTGTTTCTCAGCGGGGGTGTGATAGTTTCATGCTGCGCATGAGATTCACTGTGGAGTCGGAAGCTTCCAGCAAAAACGAAAACACCataactgttaaaaaataatggtaaataatttataatgactgtaaaaccaaataaacttattttatttattgtctgaagtgTGACGAAGGATTTTATgcttatttgaaaaaaatatttagccaatagtttgagaaaatacaTCGGTGGAATATGTGCCAATTCAGATATGTGTAAAAGGCCAATATCGGCCGATTAATATTGGTGCTCCAATATATCTTTCGGGCCCTTgggtctgtgtttgtgtctgtcgcGGTGAAGTATACttgctgtgtgagtgagtgagtgtggaaaaagtctgtccctctctgtatgtgtctctgtcttGATGCTGCATTCCCCTCCCTGCAGAACGTGGTGTCCCAGTCGCAGAGCATTCCTCCGATATCCCAGGCTGCCCAGAACAGCGGCATGAGCTACATGGGCTCCCAGCCTGTGCCCATGGGCTACCAGCCCTACAACATGCAGGTGAGCCTGCTGCCCCCTGCTGGCCTCTCTTCCCTGCTTCAATGTGCCAGATTCAATAGGCACcaggattgattgattgttaaagtatttgcttttaattattgaaaaataaaaaaaatatattactgtTTTTAAACACACTGGCTTCtcattttataaaatgtattttttgagtTATCTGGTGCATTGACcatcttttaaaagaaaaaggaatgcATTTTGTTCAGTTTTAGTTTTGATTTGTCTAGTGCATCACAAtgcatcagattttttttaattaattgatttgatttagttACATGCACTGATTGTTTTGAAAAACACTTACTCacttgtttttggtttgttctttttCTTAGTTCTTTTGAAATCACTTTGATTTGAATTTTAGAAACTAATTTTCTATTAATTTTAGAAATGAATTTTAagttttaatcacaagtattaaaactttgtatggtttttttatgtaatgtaaaatacttcaaacaaTAAAACGGTATTCAATAGAGACCAGACGCAGGAAAATCTGCCACGAAGGCAAGATATGAATCAAACTTGAGTGTCTGTTCTAGGTTGTTTGTTTTGCCCACCTGCAGAATTCTGTTACCCCTTTGGGAAAGACCCTTCAGACTCAGACATGCATTGACTCTGCTctatctccccccccccctgtgCTCAGAACATGATGTCTGCTATGCCCGGCCAGGACCCCAACCTCCCCTCGAtgccccagcagcagcagtaccTGCCGGGACAGCAGCCCATGTACCAGCAGGTGGGTCCCTCCCCTCTTGCctctgtcctctcacactccttgTCCCGTGGAGActcatccctctctcctccctctgttCTGACTAACCTCTCTTTCTGTTTCCGTGCAGATGCCCCCCCCCGGTGGTCCACAGCAGCaggtccagcagcagcagcagcagcagcagcagccggtGGCCCAGGGTGGCGGGGAGGCGCAGCTCATCTCCTTCGACTGACCGCCTCGGCCCCCCGGATCCCCGGCCCGAGACCCAGCATACACTACACTCTGCTTCCTGTCTCCAGCTCTGTCAGCCCCCTGTGTATCAGCCCCTGCCCCCCCAACACAGGTCATCACTCCAGTGCTTTATCTCAGAGCCCCTGTGGGAgcccccaccacccccaacCTGCTATGTGTCACATCGTCATTAATTCCCAAAAACACAAATGGGGGGGGTGTGCGCTGCTCTGGAGCGAACCCGGATCGGAAATGTCGCTCAGCACCTTGTCACGAGATCCCTGGAGCGCAGGGTGGCCTCCCAGTCTCTCGTtcagagggtggggggggctgaTACACTTCCAGAGCcggtctctctcgctctctcttcctTCTTTCCTTCATTCTTTAGTGTTTCCTTATGAAACGAGATGCAGATGCGGACGTTTCAACTAGTTAAGCTGTCGTAagaaaattattatatttgaaatcaGTGGATCATGTCTGTCAGCGAAAGGGTTAAAATGAGGAGAGAACTAAACAAGAAAATGcggcggtgggggggggggcatcctTGCCTCTGATGATgacgacgatgatgatgatgatgattttctaAGAGGACCTGCATGCTTCGTACAGCGTGAGAGATTGAGTGCTGATCGAGTGAGAACCATGTTGTTTGAGAGGCTGTTTCCTGCAGCTGCCCCCTGCTGGTGGGGAATGATCTGCTCTGGCTGACTgctgccccctcccccctctctgGTTGTGGAGTCGAACTCTCTCAGACAgtgatgggggtgggggtgggggggtcctgCTCTGTAGTAATGGCCGTATATGCAGCATGTGTGTAACAAACCCACACCCAGTGACTTCCTGTAACCCTCTGTCATTTGTGAACCTCTTGGggatttttctgttttctttctttctttccttccttctcCCCTCATTCTGATCTGTCCGACTTCGAAACGTCATTTTAAGATTATATTTAATAAActattctgttctgtttttgctGTGGTCTTCAGTTGTGTCCCCCTCCACCCTGCCATGCTTTCAATTATGGCAGATAGTGACTCGCACTTCGCAATCACAATTACagaattatgattatttattttatccaaACCCTCTGGCAGGGGCCCATTTCCTCTGTATACCGGACCAGCCTGGGTCCAGAACCTCTCCTCCGTGTCCAGTTTTAACCCCTGTATAACCCTTGTACAAGTTCAATGAGAAAGCAACTGAATTTTCCTTCAAaggtttattttgaattttttttttttaaaggaaaaaaacttTCAGAAACTGAGGAGGACACAAGTGGCAGACCTGTCCCATTACCGCCCCCCCGGCTCCAAAG
Coding sequences within it:
- the hgs gene encoding hepatocyte growth factor-regulated tyrosine kinase substrate isoform X4, with the translated sequence MGKGGGTFERLLDKATSQLLLETDWESILQICDLIRQGDTQAKYAIAAIKKKLNDKNPHVALYALEVLESVVKNCGQTVHDEVASKQTMEELKDLLKKQTEPNVRNKILYLIQAWAHAFRNEPKYKVVQDTYQIMKVEGHVFPEFKESDAMFAAERAPDWVDAEECHRCRVQFGVMTRKHHCRACGQIFCGKCSSKYSTIPKFGIEKEVRVCEPCFELLNKKVEGKAAGSSELPPEYLTSPLSQQSQLPPKRDEAALQEEEELQLAIALSQSEAEEKERMRQKTSYSVYPKAEPTPVTSSAPPASTLYSSPVNSSAPTAEEIDPELARYLNRNYWEKKQEEVRKSPTPSAPVPLAEPLPISQPVESHPPAQPINVVEQQYQNGESEENHEQFLKALQNAVTTFLNRMKSNHMRGRSITNDSAVLSLFQSINNMHPQLLELLNQLDERRLYYEGLQDKLAQVRDARAALNALRDEHQEKLRRAAEEAERQRQIQLAQKLEIMRQKKQEYLEMQRQLAIQRLQEQEKERQMRLEQQKHTIQMRAQMPAFSLPYAQLQSLPPVAGGVVYQPSGPPNYPATFSPSGSVEGSPMHTVYMNQPGQPGTAPYPAMPVSATDPNMVNAYLYQAAGSSGQSAAPGQAVPTTSPAYSSYQPTPTQAYQNVVSQSQSIPPISQAAQNSGMSYMGSQPVPMGYQPYNMQNMMSAMPGQDPNLPSMPQQQQYLPGQQPMYQQMPPPGGPQQQVQQQQQQQQQPVAQGGGEAQLISFD
- the hgs gene encoding hepatocyte growth factor-regulated tyrosine kinase substrate isoform X5, whose protein sequence is MGKGGGTFERLLDKATSQLLLETDWESILQICDLIRQGDTQAKYAIAAIKKKLNDKNPHVALYALEVLESVVKNCGQTVHDEVASKQTMEELKDLLKKQTEPNVRNKILYLIQAWAHAFRNEPKYKVVQDTYQIMKVEGHVFPEFKESDAMFAAERAPDWVDAEECHRCRVQFGVMTRKHHCRACGQIFCGKCSSKYSTIPKFGIEKEVRVCEPCFELLNKKVEGKAAGSSELPPEYLTSPLSQQSQLPPKRDEAALQEEEELQLAIALSQSEAEEKERMRQKTSYSVYPKAEPTPVTSSAPPASTLYSSPVNSSAPTAEEIDPELARYLNRNYWEKKQEEVRKSPTPSAPVPLAEPLPISQPVESHPPAQPINVVEQYQNGESEENHEQFLKALQNAVTTFLNRMKSNHMRGRSITNDSAVLSLFQSINNMHPQLLELLNQLDERRLYYEGLQDKLAQVRDARAALNALRDEHQEKLRRAAEEAERQRQIQLAQKLEIMRQKKQEYLEMQRQLAIQRLQEQEKERQMRLEQQKHTIQMRAQMPAFSLPYAQLQSLPPVAGGVVYQPSGPPNYPATFSPSGSVEGSPMHTVYMNQPGQPGTAPYPAMPVSATDPNMVNAYLYQAAGSSGQSAAPGQAVPTTSPAYSSYQPTPTQAYQNVVSQSQSIPPISQAAQNSGMSYMGSQPVPMGYQPYNMQNMMSAMPGQDPNLPSMPQQQQYLPGQQPMYQQMPPPGGPQQQVQQQQQQQQQPVAQGGGEAQLISFD
- the hgs gene encoding hepatocyte growth factor-regulated tyrosine kinase substrate isoform X3; its protein translation is MGKGGGTFERLLDKATSQLLLETDWESILQICDLIRQGDTQAKYAIAAIKKKLNDKNPHVALYALEVLESVVKNCGQTVHDEVASKQTMEELKDLLKTEPNVRNKILYLIQAWAHAFRNEPKYKVVQDTYQIMKVEGHVFPEFKESDAMFAAERAPDWVDAEECHRCRVQFGVMTRKHHCRACGQIFCGKCSSKYSTIPKFGIEKEVRVCEPCFELLNKKVEGKAAGSSELPPEYLTSPLSQQSQVVVEGSLPPKRDEAALQEEEELQLAIALSQSEAEEKERMRQKTSYSVYPKAEPTPVTSSAPPASTLYSSPVNSSAPTAEEIDPELARYLNRNYWEKKQEEVRKSPTPSAPVPLAEPLPISQPVESHPPAQPINVVEQQYQNGESEENHEQFLKALQNAVTTFLNRMKSNHMRGRSITNDSAVLSLFQSINNMHPQLLELLNQLDERRLYYEGLQDKLAQVRDARAALNALRDEHQEKLRRAAEEAERQRQIQLAQKLEIMRQKKQEYLEMQRQLAIQRLQEQEKERQMRLEQQKHTIQMRAQMPAFSLPYAQLQSLPPVAGGVVYQPSGPPNYPATFSPSGSVEGSPMHTVYMNQPGQPGTAPYPAMPVSATDPNMVNAYLYQAAGSSGQSAAPGQAVPTTSPAYSSYQPTPTQAYQNVVSQSQSIPPISQAAQNSGMSYMGSQPVPMGYQPYNMQNMMSAMPGQDPNLPSMPQQQQYLPGQQPMYQQMPPPGGPQQQVQQQQQQQQQPVAQGGGEAQLISFD
- the hgs gene encoding hepatocyte growth factor-regulated tyrosine kinase substrate isoform X1, producing MGKGGGTFERLLDKATSQLLLETDWESILQICDLIRQGDTQAKYAIAAIKKKLNDKNPHVALYALEVLESVVKNCGQTVHDEVASKQTMEELKDLLKKQTEPNVRNKILYLIQAWAHAFRNEPKYKVVQDTYQIMKVEGHVFPEFKESDAMFAAERAPDWVDAEECHRCRVQFGVMTRKHHCRACGQIFCGKCSSKYSTIPKFGIEKEVRVCEPCFELLNKKVEGKAAGSSELPPEYLTSPLSQQSQVVVEGSLPPKRDEAALQEEEELQLAIALSQSEAEEKERMRQKTSYSVYPKAEPTPVTSSAPPASTLYSSPVNSSAPTAEEIDPELARYLNRNYWEKKQEEVRKSPTPSAPVPLAEPLPISQPVESHPPAQPINVVEQQYQNGESEENHEQFLKALQNAVTTFLNRMKSNHMRGRSITNDSAVLSLFQSINNMHPQLLELLNQLDERRLYYEGLQDKLAQVRDARAALNALRDEHQEKLRRAAEEAERQRQIQLAQKLEIMRQKKQEYLEMQRQLAIQRLQEQEKERQMRLEQQKHTIQMRAQMPAFSLPYAQLQSLPPVAGGVVYQPSGPPNYPATFSPSGSVEGSPMHTVYMNQPGQPGTAPYPAMPVSATDPNMVNAYLYQAAGSSGQSAAPGQAVPTTSPAYSSYQPTPTQAYQNVVSQSQSIPPISQAAQNSGMSYMGSQPVPMGYQPYNMQNMMSAMPGQDPNLPSMPQQQQYLPGQQPMYQQMPPPGGPQQQVQQQQQQQQQPVAQGGGEAQLISFD
- the hgs gene encoding hepatocyte growth factor-regulated tyrosine kinase substrate isoform X2; protein product: MGKGGGTFERLLDKATSQLLLETDWESILQICDLIRQGDTQAKYAIAAIKKKLNDKNPHVALYALEVLESVVKNCGQTVHDEVASKQTMEELKDLLKKQTEPNVRNKILYLIQAWAHAFRNEPKYKVVQDTYQIMKVEGHVFPEFKESDAMFAAERAPDWVDAEECHRCRVQFGVMTRKHHCRACGQIFCGKCSSKYSTIPKFGIEKEVRVCEPCFELLNKKVEGKAAGSSELPPEYLTSPLSQQSQVVVEGSLPPKRDEAALQEEEELQLAIALSQSEAEEKERMRQKTSYSVYPKAEPTPVTSSAPPASTLYSSPVNSSAPTAEEIDPELARYLNRNYWEKKQEEVRKSPTPSAPVPLAEPLPISQPVESHPPAQPINVVEQYQNGESEENHEQFLKALQNAVTTFLNRMKSNHMRGRSITNDSAVLSLFQSINNMHPQLLELLNQLDERRLYYEGLQDKLAQVRDARAALNALRDEHQEKLRRAAEEAERQRQIQLAQKLEIMRQKKQEYLEMQRQLAIQRLQEQEKERQMRLEQQKHTIQMRAQMPAFSLPYAQLQSLPPVAGGVVYQPSGPPNYPATFSPSGSVEGSPMHTVYMNQPGQPGTAPYPAMPVSATDPNMVNAYLYQAAGSSGQSAAPGQAVPTTSPAYSSYQPTPTQAYQNVVSQSQSIPPISQAAQNSGMSYMGSQPVPMGYQPYNMQNMMSAMPGQDPNLPSMPQQQQYLPGQQPMYQQMPPPGGPQQQVQQQQQQQQQPVAQGGGEAQLISFD
- the hgs gene encoding hepatocyte growth factor-regulated tyrosine kinase substrate isoform X6 translates to MGKGGGTFERLLDKATSQLLLETDWESILQICDLIRQGDTQAKYAIAAIKKKLNDKNPHVALYALEVLESVVKNCGQTVHDEVASKQTMEELKDLLKKQTEPNVRNKILYLIQAWAHAFRNEPKYKVVQDTYQIMKVEGHVFPEFKESDAMFAAERAPDWVDAEECHRCRVQFGVMTRKHHCRACGQIFCGKCSSKYSTIPKFGIEKEVRVCEPCFELLNKKVEGKAAGSSELPPEYLTSPLSQQSQVVVEGSRQKTSYSVYPKAEPTPVTSSAPPASTLYSSPVNSSAPTAEEIDPELARYLNRNYWEKKQEEVRKSPTPSAPVPLAEPLPISQPVESHPPAQPINVVEQQYQNGESEENHEQFLKALQNAVTTFLNRMKSNHMRGRSITNDSAVLSLFQSINNMHPQLLELLNQLDERRLYYEGLQDKLAQVRDARAALNALRDEHQEKLRRAAEEAERQRQIQLAQKLEIMRQKKQEYLEMQRQLAIQRLQEQEKERQMRLEQQKHTIQMRAQMPAFSLPYAQLQSLPPVAGGVVYQPSGPPNYPATFSPSGSVEGSPMHTVYMNQPGQPGTAPYPAMPVSATDPNMVNAYLYQAAGSSGQSAAPGQAVPTTSPAYSSYQPTPTQAYQNVVSQSQSIPPISQAAQNSGMSYMGSQPVPMGYQPYNMQNMMSAMPGQDPNLPSMPQQQQYLPGQQPMYQQMPPPGGPQQQVQQQQQQQQQPVAQGGGEAQLISFD